CACCCTGATGCGCAAGCTGCAGGAGGTCGAACTGGCGCTGTGGCTGGAGCGCAAGCATTCCAAGGCGGAGATTCTCGAACTGTATCTCAACCGGGTGTATTTCGGCTCCGGCGCCTACGGCATCGAGGCGGCGTCGCAGAAATATTTCGGCAAGTCGGCCAAGGACGTCACCCTGGTCGAGGCGGCGATGCTCGCCGGCCTGGTCAAATCGCCGTCGCGGCTGGCGCCGAACCGCAATCCGGAGGGCGCCGAGAAGCGCGCCCAGCTGGTGCTCGCCGCAATGGCCGACGCCGATTTCATCACCGACAAGCAGGCCCGCACCGCGATCGCCAACCCGGTCTACACCGTCAAGCCGACCGGCGCCGGCACCATCAACTACGTCGCCGACTGGATCGGCGAGGTGCTCGACGACCTGGTCGGACAGATCGATCAGTCGATCGTGGTGGAGACCTCGATCGATCCGAAGCTGCAGGCGGAAGCCGAAGCCGCGATCATCGACGAACTCGCCGCCAAGAGCGTCAAGTTCAAGGTCTCGCAAGGCGCGCTGGTGGCGATGACGCCGGACGGCGCGGTGCGGGCGATGATCGGCGGCCGCAACTACGCCGAGAGCCAGTTCAACCGCGCCGTCACCGCCAAGCGGCAGCCGGGCTCGGCATTCAAGCCGTTCGTGTATCTCACGGCGATCGAGGCCGGGCTGACGCCGGAGACGATCCGGCAGGACGCGCCGCTCGACGTCAAGGGCTGGCGGCCGGAGAATTACACCCATGAGTACTTCGGCTCGGTGACGCTGACCCAGGCGCTGTCGATGTCGCTCAACACCGTGGCGGTGCGGCTCGGGCTCGAGGTCGGGCCGAAGAACGTGGTGCGCACCGCGCACCGGCTCGGCATCGCCTCCAAGCTCGAGGCCAACGCCTCGATCGCGCTCGGCACCTCGGAAGTGTCGGTGCTGGAGCTGGTCGGCGCCTATGCGCCTTTCGCCAATGGCGGGCTGGCGGCGTCGCCGCATGTCGTCGACCGGATCCGCACCGCGAGCGGCAACAAGCTGCTGTATGCCCGGCCGAACGATCCGCCGAACCGCGTCGTCGATGCCCGTGCGGTGGCGATGATGAACACCATGATGCGGGAGACGCTGCAGTCCGGCACCGCGAA
The DNA window shown above is from Rhodopseudomonas palustris HaA2 and carries:
- a CDS encoding transglycosylase domain-containing protein encodes the protein MAVGKKKAGERREPKFGLADSLSGLRLNPQDRISVADDDRPKKPRAAKAQPARSSGGGGSRKPRGKSRSKGGLRRLVTRTVYWTAVAGIWAVLAVVGLMVWVGAHLPPIQSLEIPKRPPTITIVAADGSQLAVRGEMAGTNVALKELPPYLPKAFIAIEDRRFYQHFGVDPIGIGRAAIANVLHRGVSQGGSTLTQQLAKNLFLTQDRTLMRKLQEVELALWLERKHSKAEILELYLNRVYFGSGAYGIEAASQKYFGKSAKDVTLVEAAMLAGLVKSPSRLAPNRNPEGAEKRAQLVLAAMADADFITDKQARTAIANPVYTVKPTGAGTINYVADWIGEVLDDLVGQIDQSIVVETSIDPKLQAEAEAAIIDELAAKSVKFKVSQGALVAMTPDGAVRAMIGGRNYAESQFNRAVTAKRQPGSAFKPFVYLTAIEAGLTPETIRQDAPLDVKGWRPENYTHEYFGSVTLTQALSMSLNTVAVRLGLEVGPKNVVRTAHRLGIASKLEANASIALGTSEVSVLELVGAYAPFANGGLAASPHVVDRIRTASGNKLLYARPNDPPNRVVDARAVAMMNTMMRETLQSGTAKKADVPGWTAAGKTGTSQDFRDAWFIGYTGTLVTGVWLGNDDNSPTRKATGGGLPVDVWTRFMREALKGTAPQPLPGGGWSGGPLVAGSPSAGGTIAQAGPRGETQIVNIPAASGAARPQPARANVRPEADSGLDGWLMDRLFGR